The following is a genomic window from Variovorax paradoxus.
CGCGTATTACGCCCGGACACCCCAGCGCATGTATTACTTCGGCGGCTCCGAGGGTGGACGTGAAGGGCTGACGATGGCGCAGCGGTTTCCGGCGGACTATGACGGCATCGTCAGCATCGTTCCCGTCATCAACTGGACCGGCCTGTTCCATGCCTTCGCGCGCAATCAGGTGCCCAATGGCCTCACGGCGTATCCGCCATGGCTGTACGGCCACGAAGACAGCCTCGACGGGCCCTCTGCCCTCAACTTGGTGCGCTGGGTTACCGGTACGGCGGCGCCTGCGTCGCCGCCCGATGCCGCGCACAAATCCACCCAGTGGATCTATGGAAGCAACTGCATCCGCCATGCAATTGCGCGGGACAGGAACTACGACGTGCGCAGCTATCGTCCAGAAGATTTTCGCGACCGGGTGCAAAAGACCTCGGCACTGATCGACTCCACGAACCCGGACCTGTCGGCATTCTTTGCGCGCGGCGGCAAGCGCATCCTGCGCGAAAACGCCGCCGATCGCGCGCAGAGCGCACTCATGGGCCTTCAGTATCACGAAGCGCTCGTG
Proteins encoded in this region:
- a CDS encoding tannase/feruloyl esterase family alpha/beta hydrolase, with product MLLRRTDRNLTPMRGELRIWTPAPRNARGAFSVVDPFNAARSCPLPQFCKVSGAFALNDEMLENFAFASCKKVKDVAVNVMRAYYARTPQRMYYFGGSEGGREGLTMAQRFPADYDGIVSIVPVINWTGLFHAFARNQVPNGLTAYPPWLYGHEDSLDGPSALNLVRWVTGTAAPASPPDAAHKSTQWIYGSNCIRHAIARDRNYDVRSYRPEDFRDRVQKTSALIDSTNPDLSAFFARGGKRILRENAADRAQSALMGLQYHEALVARLGAAAAEKSVRLYVSPGSTHSGNSRGVARGSAVPTMVDLLDPLDRWVSAGDAPANALVQVVKAPLPAFGLQASRPMCRHPGYPRYVGGDRTQASNYQCRAP